In Deltaproteobacteria bacterium, one DNA window encodes the following:
- the narH gene encoding nitrate reductase subunit beta, translating into MDIRSQVSMVFHLDKCIGCHTCSVACKNIWTDRKGAEYMWWNNVETKPGTGYPTKWEDQTIYKGGWEKHGDGIALRGAGKRKGLLNIFHNPNLPVIDDYYEPFTYKYLDLIESPAGDDQPTARPVSLITGKPIDIKMGPNWDDDLSGSPDYARNDPNLKDLSPGEREAMFQLERMAFFYLPRICNHCLNPACVAACPSGAIYKRGEDGVVLINQNVCRAWRMCVTACPYKKTYYNWHTGKAEKCILCYPRIEAGLAPACMHSCVGRIRYLGVILYDADRIQQAASAEAQHVIQSQMDILMDPFDPAVIASAKANGIADSTIHAAQQSPTYKFVKQWGLALPLHAEFRTLPMLFYVPPLLPVMASVKAVQQGEQAAKLGPVAKVWDDNWLYDTSTAELWGTIEQARFPLKYLANLLGAGDEHAVKDRLKKLMAVRIYRRWKTVGDVTEQKAQEVLRDVGYTPAIADAVYYLTSLAKFDDRFVIPAAHREQAIEMLEFTGDKKGSTGFGFKEGTMARGL; encoded by the coding sequence ATGGACATCCGTTCACAAGTTTCAATGGTCTTTCACCTCGACAAATGCATCGGCTGCCACACCTGTTCGGTCGCGTGTAAGAATATTTGGACCGACCGCAAAGGCGCGGAATACATGTGGTGGAACAACGTCGAGACGAAACCGGGCACCGGCTATCCGACGAAGTGGGAAGACCAAACGATCTACAAAGGCGGTTGGGAAAAACACGGTGACGGGATTGCGTTGCGCGGGGCCGGCAAACGCAAGGGGTTGTTGAACATCTTTCACAATCCCAACTTGCCGGTGATCGACGATTATTACGAACCGTTTACTTACAAATATCTCGACTTGATCGAATCGCCGGCCGGCGACGACCAACCGACGGCGCGTCCCGTTTCGTTGATTACCGGAAAGCCGATCGACATCAAGATGGGCCCGAACTGGGACGATGACCTCTCCGGCAGCCCCGACTATGCGCGCAACGATCCGAATTTAAAAGACCTGTCGCCCGGCGAACGCGAGGCGATGTTCCAGTTGGAACGGATGGCCTTCTTCTATCTGCCGCGCATTTGCAATCACTGTCTGAATCCCGCGTGTGTCGCGGCGTGCCCGTCGGGCGCGATTTACAAGCGCGGCGAAGACGGCGTAGTGCTGATCAACCAAAATGTCTGTCGCGCGTGGCGGATGTGCGTCACCGCGTGTCCGTATAAGAAGACCTATTACAACTGGCACACCGGCAAGGCCGAGAAATGCATCCTCTGTTATCCGCGGATCGAGGCCGGGCTGGCGCCGGCGTGCATGCACTCCTGCGTCGGTCGCATCCGCTATCTCGGCGTGATCCTCTACGACGCGGATCGGATCCAACAAGCGGCATCGGCGGAGGCGCAGCACGTCATCCAGAGTCAAATGGACATCCTGATGGATCCGTTCGATCCGGCAGTCATCGCCTCCGCGAAAGCGAACGGGATCGCGGACTCCACAATCCATGCGGCGCAGCAGTCGCCCACGTACAAATTCGTGAAGCAGTGGGGATTGGCACTGCCGCTCCACGCCGAATTCCGCACCCTCCCGATGTTGTTCTATGTCCCGCCGCTGCTCCCGGTGATGGCCTCGGTGAAAGCGGTCCAACAAGGCGAGCAAGCCGCGAAGCTCGGACCCGTGGCCAAGGTGTGGGACGATAACTGGCTGTACGACACGAGCACGGCGGAGTTGTGGGGCACCATCGAACAGGCTCGCTTCCCGCTGAAGTACCTCGCGAACTTGCTCGGCGCTGGCGATGAGCATGCCGTGAAGGATCGGTTGAAGAAATTGATGGCGGTCCGGATCTACCGACGGTGGAAGACGGTCGGCGATGTCACGGAACAAAAGGCGCAAGAAGTGCTGCGCGACGTGGGCTACACGCCGGCCATTGCCGACGCAGTGTATTACCTCACGTCGCTGGCGAAGTTCGACGATCGATTTGTGATTCCCGCAGCGCATCGCGAACAAGCGATCGAGATGTTGGAATTCACCGGCGACAAGAAAGGCAGCACCGGCTTCGGCTTCAAAGAAGGCACGATGGCGAGAGGATTGTGA
- the narI gene encoding respiratory nitrate reductase subunit gamma, with the protein MNAIHSVLFIAIPYAAAATFLIGAIHRYRATGFKYSSLSSQFLEGKRLFFGSMLFHWGILAVFAGHLVTWLFPTATLAWNSSPVRLIALEVLAFTFGLSVLAGLVTLLLRRLGHSRVQVVTTRMDLAIELLILLQIVLGCWIALGYRWGSSWFAADLSPYLWSLLTFSPRIDAVSAMPHVIQAHIVGAFLILGLIPFTRLVHFLVAPFHYIWRPYQKVIWYWDRKQVRDPRTVWTQHRPQNT; encoded by the coding sequence ATGAACGCGATCCATTCCGTCCTCTTCATCGCCATCCCCTACGCCGCCGCAGCGACGTTTTTGATCGGCGCGATCCATCGCTATCGCGCCACCGGATTCAAATATTCGTCGCTCTCTTCTCAATTCCTGGAAGGCAAACGGCTCTTCTTCGGCAGCATGTTGTTCCACTGGGGAATCCTGGCCGTGTTCGCCGGCCACTTGGTCACATGGCTCTTTCCGACAGCGACCTTGGCCTGGAACAGCAGTCCGGTCCGCTTGATCGCCCTCGAAGTGCTGGCGTTCACGTTCGGTCTGAGCGTGCTGGCCGGACTGGTCACGTTGTTGCTGCGGCGGCTTGGGCATTCGCGCGTCCAAGTCGTCACGACGCGAATGGATCTGGCCATCGAACTGTTGATCCTGCTGCAAATCGTGCTCGGCTGCTGGATTGCGCTCGGCTATCGGTGGGGATCTTCGTGGTTCGCCGCCGATCTATCGCCGTATCTCTGGTCGCTGCTGACGTTCAGCCCGCGGATCGACGCCGTCAGCGCGATGCCACACGTCATCCAGGCCCATATTGTCGGCGCATTCCTGATCTTGGGTCTGATTCCCTTTACTCGACTGGTCCACTTCCTCGTCGCGCCATTCCATTACATTTGGCGGCCGTACCAAAAAGTCATTTGGTACTGGGATCGCAAACAAGTCCGCGACCCTCGCACCGTCTGGACCCAGCATCGCCCGCAAAACACGTGA
- a CDS encoding hemerythrin domain-containing protein, whose amino-acid sequence MLHHLDRLQKQPERGIEGNALSPMDPPSAYAPPAADHVPTEALHPFLQQLCREHAACLDELQRFETAIATIQQTGFTKTEDLAIRHFFHYFEHDLVPHTRREERQFFPMLHQRLQANGERAPGTDPTTAVDLMEDDHIKSIQLAAVVLNFLGLAFRLPDERSRLLVLDAALEQAKHLVELLRLHIFREEQILFPTAHRLITTTEFNQWHSEDDNAVRS is encoded by the coding sequence ATGCTACACCATTTGGACCGCTTACAAAAGCAACCGGAACGCGGGATCGAAGGCAACGCGCTCTCGCCGATGGATCCGCCGTCCGCGTACGCGCCCCCAGCCGCCGACCATGTCCCGACGGAGGCACTGCATCCGTTTCTGCAGCAACTCTGCCGCGAGCACGCGGCCTGTCTGGACGAGCTGCAACGGTTTGAAACGGCGATTGCGACCATTCAACAAACCGGTTTTACCAAAACGGAAGATCTCGCCATCCGCCATTTCTTTCACTACTTCGAGCACGACTTGGTTCCGCATACGCGGCGGGAAGAGCGACAGTTCTTTCCAATGCTCCACCAACGCTTGCAGGCCAACGGCGAACGCGCCCCAGGCACCGACCCAACGACGGCAGTCGATCTGATGGAAGACGACCATATCAAGAGCATTCAACTCGCGGCCGTGGTGTTGAATTTTTTGGGCCTCGCGTTCCGGCTCCCGGACGAACGCTCGCGATTACTCGTGCTGGACGCCGCGTTGGAACAGGCGAAGCATTTGGTCGAGCTGTTGCGGCTGCATATCTTCCGCGAGGAACAGATCCTGTTTCCGACCGCGCATCGCTTGATCACGACGACTGAATTCAACCAATGGCACTCAGAGGACGACAATGCCGTCCGCTCATAA
- a CDS encoding MFS transporter codes for MPSAHKVLALNVCAFTVCFAAWTLNGVLVTFLTDNGLFPWGSVEIGWLLGIPVLTGSIFRLPAGMLTDKYGGKWIFGTLLLLCAIPMYFLSTATDFFSFALLSFGFGLAGTGFSIGIAYTSVWYPRQWQGTALGIFGMGNAGAAVTTLCAPALLGRLTAHGANLEGWRTLPKLYAAVLLAMGCLFLLLAENKKPEHSGEPLLQMLKPLKEIRVWRFGLYYFLVFGCFVGLAQWLVPYYVNVYSVSLVTAGLFASIFSLPSGVIRALGGWMSDHWGARRVMYWILGLSTACCLLLIFPRMDLFTPGKGVMAQRAGMVAEVSERRIVVEQREYIVTPKTATDEPNNDQTLVWPTTRSWQEPVVHVGDSVKKKQLLARGVTHIFFQANIWIATFLIFIVGIVWGIGKAAVYKHIPEYFPRQVGVVGGMVGVLGGLGGFVGPVIFGYLLQLTGLWTSMWMFLAGLSVVCLYWMHRVVKKMTTLPEAFERMPHVVSTQR; via the coding sequence ATGCCGTCCGCTCATAAAGTCCTGGCGCTCAACGTCTGTGCGTTCACCGTCTGTTTTGCCGCATGGACGCTGAACGGCGTGCTGGTCACGTTTCTGACCGACAACGGACTCTTTCCGTGGGGCTCCGTCGAAATCGGTTGGCTGCTTGGCATTCCGGTCTTGACCGGATCGATCTTCCGCCTCCCCGCCGGGATGCTGACCGACAAATATGGCGGCAAGTGGATCTTCGGCACGTTGCTGCTGCTGTGTGCCATTCCGATGTATTTCCTTTCCACTGCAACGGACTTTTTTTCATTCGCGCTGCTCAGCTTCGGCTTCGGACTCGCAGGCACCGGCTTCTCGATCGGCATCGCGTATACGTCCGTTTGGTATCCGCGCCAGTGGCAAGGCACCGCACTCGGGATCTTCGGGATGGGAAACGCCGGCGCAGCCGTCACCACACTATGCGCGCCCGCATTACTCGGCCGGCTCACTGCACACGGCGCCAACTTGGAAGGCTGGCGCACGCTGCCCAAACTGTACGCCGCCGTCTTGCTGGCGATGGGCTGCCTGTTCCTGCTGTTGGCCGAGAACAAGAAACCCGAACATAGCGGCGAACCGTTATTGCAAATGTTGAAACCGCTGAAAGAGATCCGCGTCTGGCGCTTCGGTCTCTACTACTTCTTAGTCTTCGGCTGCTTCGTCGGCCTCGCGCAATGGTTGGTCCCGTATTACGTCAATGTCTACTCCGTCTCGCTCGTGACCGCGGGCCTCTTCGCCTCGATCTTCAGCCTCCCGTCCGGCGTGATCCGCGCCCTCGGCGGCTGGATGTCCGATCACTGGGGCGCGCGCCGCGTGATGTATTGGATCCTCGGCCTCTCCACCGCATGCTGTCTGCTGTTAATTTTTCCGCGGATGGATTTGTTCACGCCCGGCAAAGGCGTGATGGCGCAGCGCGCCGGCATGGTCGCGGAAGTTTCCGAGCGTCGGATCGTCGTGGAACAGCGCGAATATATCGTGACGCCGAAAACGGCAACGGACGAGCCCAATAATGACCAAACGCTGGTCTGGCCGACGACGCGCAGCTGGCAAGAGCCAGTAGTGCACGTCGGGGATTCGGTAAAAAAGAAACAGCTGCTGGCGCGCGGCGTCACGCACATTTTCTTTCAGGCCAACATCTGGATCGCGACATTTTTGATCTTCATCGTCGGGATCGTCTGGGGCATCGGCAAGGCGGCGGTCTACAAACATATCCCCGAGTATTTCCCTCGCCAAGTTGGCGTCGTCGGCGGCATGGTCGGCGTGCTTGGGGGCTTAGGCGGATTTGTTGGCCCTGTCATCTTCGGCTATTTACTCCAGCTCACCGGACTCTGGACCAGCATGTGGATGTTCCTCGCCGGCCTCTCCGTAGTGTGTCTCTATTGGATGCACCGAGTTGTTAAGAAGATGACGACGCTGCCGGAGGCTTTCGAACGGATGCCGCACGTCGTGTCCACGCAGCGCTGA
- a CDS encoding NarK/NasA family nitrate transporter, with protein sequence MATWLNVWEPERADFWQSAGSKIAWRTLTITTATLVLSFATWFMMSAIVVRLPNIGFQFDTMQLFWLAAMPGLAGGTLRIIHTFLIPIFGTRTVITIATFLKLLPCLGIGFAVMNPETPFWIFMVLALSAGFGGGDFSSYMPSTSLFFPKRLQGTALGIQAGVGNFGVSLAQFVTPWIIGFAVFGTLAGAPQTFTKGEVTKPLWLQNAAFWYVPLLVLLGLLAWRQLRSVPIKASFRQQLDIFSNKHTWLMTLLYIMTFGSFSGFSAAFPLLIKSLYGQFPDAPDPLRYAFLGPLVGSTIRVVMGPPSDKWGGAIFTHISGIGLLGCAIAVTFFTTPSSMASFPAFVWCMLGLFLFSGIGNASTFRQIPVIFEPRQAGGVLGWTGAIAAYGPFIFSTLIGVVLTKTGNPNLFFYGAALFYLLNIGINWWFYQRRGAEKPC encoded by the coding sequence ATGGCAACTTGGCTGAACGTCTGGGAACCGGAGCGCGCCGATTTCTGGCAATCTGCGGGATCGAAAATCGCGTGGCGCACGTTGACGATCACCACCGCGACGCTCGTCCTTTCATTTGCTACCTGGTTCATGATGAGTGCAATCGTCGTGCGACTCCCGAACATCGGTTTTCAGTTCGACACCATGCAACTCTTCTGGCTCGCGGCCATGCCGGGCCTGGCAGGCGGCACGTTGCGGATCATCCATACCTTTCTGATCCCGATCTTCGGCACGCGCACCGTGATCACGATCGCCACCTTTTTAAAGCTGCTCCCCTGCCTCGGCATCGGTTTCGCCGTGATGAATCCGGAGACGCCGTTCTGGATCTTCATGGTCTTGGCCCTGTCGGCGGGTTTCGGCGGCGGGGATTTTTCGTCATATATGCCGAGCACGAGTCTCTTCTTTCCGAAGCGGCTGCAAGGCACTGCGCTCGGCATTCAAGCCGGTGTCGGCAACTTCGGCGTCAGCTTGGCCCAATTCGTCACGCCGTGGATCATCGGCTTCGCGGTGTTCGGTACGTTGGCCGGCGCGCCGCAGACCTTTACGAAAGGTGAGGTCACGAAACCGCTGTGGTTGCAAAATGCCGCGTTCTGGTACGTGCCGCTGCTGGTACTGCTCGGACTGCTCGCGTGGCGACAGCTCCGCAGCGTCCCGATCAAGGCCTCATTCCGTCAACAGCTCGACATCTTCAGCAACAAACACACCTGGCTGATGACACTCCTCTACATAATGACGTTCGGCTCCTTTTCCGGATTCTCGGCCGCGTTCCCGCTGTTGATCAAATCGCTCTACGGCCAGTTCCCGGACGCGCCCGATCCGTTGCGCTACGCCTTTTTAGGACCGCTCGTCGGCTCGACGATCCGTGTCGTGATGGGCCCACCCAGCGACAAATGGGGCGGCGCGATTTTCACTCACATCAGCGGGATCGGACTGCTCGGCTGCGCCATTGCCGTGACATTTTTCACCACGCCGTCGTCAATGGCATCGTTCCCAGCATTCGTCTGGTGCATGTTAGGCCTCTTCCTCTTTTCCGGGATCGGCAATGCCTCGACGTTTCGCCAAATTCCCGTGATCTTCGAACCGCGCCAAGCCGGCGGCGTGCTGGGCTGGACCGGCGCGATCGCGGCATACGGACCGTTCATCTTTTCGACATTGATCGGCGTGGTGCTGACAAAGACCGGCAACCCGAATCTCTTCTTTTACGGTGCCGCGCTGTTTTATCTACTCAACATCGGCATCAATTGGTGGTTTTATCAGCGGCGCGGCGCCGAAAAACCGTGCTAA
- a CDS encoding alginate export family protein, with protein sequence MINPLACLIRIACVACCVATSTAAFAEDVPTKKIELGGELRLRGETLVNLNSFMPGRTAVEDDAFVLLRARIHLDAKPIAGLRVFIQPQFSRTFAQEESTIANGTALDDLDLHQAFLDLPAIGGSPLSLRLGRQEFAYGDGRLVGDFGWSNIGRSFDAVKATLKFDHAWVDGFASWIQRVGGNQYFGGLYGHVDLTDTLAEEPYALVLVDNDGGAGGGRLAVYTLGNRFVGTLGPWDFGIEAALQSGKSGGNTIFAYAGHGRGGYTFDTGWKPRLGVEYSLASGDSSPGVGRVTTFNNLFPTNHDKYGYMDVVGWRNIHDASASFQCVPFKNFTTSLQYHAFLLAQPADGLYQASGAQVRAGAAGASRFVGHEVDLLAKYKLNQYANFLVGYSYFRAGKFLADTGTKRDAHFAYAQTQVSF encoded by the coding sequence ATGATCAACCCATTGGCTTGTCTCATTCGTATCGCGTGCGTCGCCTGCTGTGTCGCCACCTCAACCGCAGCATTCGCCGAAGATGTTCCGACAAAAAAAATTGAGCTGGGCGGAGAGTTGCGCTTGCGCGGCGAGACACTCGTTAATTTGAACAGCTTCATGCCGGGCCGCACCGCAGTGGAAGACGACGCGTTCGTGCTGTTGCGCGCGCGCATCCACCTCGATGCCAAGCCGATTGCTGGACTGCGCGTCTTCATCCAGCCGCAGTTTTCCCGCACCTTTGCACAGGAGGAATCCACGATCGCCAATGGCACGGCGCTCGACGATCTCGATCTCCACCAAGCCTTTCTCGATCTGCCCGCGATCGGCGGCAGTCCGCTCTCGCTGCGGCTCGGCCGTCAAGAGTTCGCGTACGGCGACGGGCGTTTGGTCGGTGACTTCGGCTGGTCGAATATCGGCCGCTCGTTCGACGCCGTCAAAGCCACGCTGAAATTTGACCATGCGTGGGTCGACGGCTTCGCCAGTTGGATTCAACGTGTCGGCGGCAATCAATACTTCGGCGGCCTCTACGGCCACGTCGACCTCACCGACACGCTCGCTGAAGAACCCTATGCGCTGGTCCTGGTCGACAACGACGGCGGCGCAGGCGGCGGCCGACTGGCCGTCTATACGCTCGGCAATCGCTTCGTCGGCACGCTCGGTCCCTGGGACTTCGGCATCGAAGCGGCACTCCAATCCGGTAAATCGGGCGGCAACACGATCTTCGCGTACGCAGGCCACGGCCGCGGCGGGTACACGTTCGACACCGGCTGGAAGCCACGGCTGGGCGTCGAATATAGCCTCGCGTCCGGCGATTCCTCTCCGGGCGTCGGCCGCGTCACCACGTTCAACAACCTCTTTCCCACCAATCACGACAAATACGGCTACATGGACGTCGTCGGCTGGAGGAACATCCACGACGCATCGGCGAGCTTTCAATGCGTGCCGTTCAAAAACTTCACGACCAGCCTGCAATATCACGCCTTCTTGCTCGCGCAACCCGCCGACGGCCTCTACCAAGCCAGTGGCGCCCAAGTCCGCGCCGGCGCCGCCGGGGCCTCCCGCTTCGTCGGCCACGAAGTCGATCTGCTCGCGAAGTACAAGCTGAACCAGTACGCGAACTTCCTCGTCGGCTACTCCTACTTCCGCGCCGGCAAATTCCTCGCCGACACCGGCACCAAACGCGACGCCCACTTCGCCTACGCCCAGACGCAAGTGAGTTTTTAG
- a CDS encoding type II toxin-antitoxin system prevent-host-death family antitoxin, translating into MDISVKDLRYRTKHVLHSLRRGTRTTITYRGRPVAKLVPLTAEDTNVFHPIGFGMWKDHTALKDVHAWLDDQRGPRYGR; encoded by the coding sequence ATGGATATCTCCGTTAAAGATTTGCGCTACCGGACGAAACACGTGCTCCACAGCCTGCGGCGCGGCACGCGCACCACCATTACGTATCGGGGGCGTCCGGTCGCCAAGCTCGTTCCCCTGACGGCTGAGGACACCAACGTTTTTCACCCGATCGGGTTCGGCATGTGGAAGGACCATACCGCACTCAAGGACGTACACGCATGGCTCGACGACCAGCGCGGCCCACGCTACGGCCGATAA
- a CDS encoding type II toxin-antitoxin system VapC family toxin → MARRPARPTLRPIIIDTDILIWYFRGNRRAAAALQDIEHRRRWISSITLMELLQGCRSHEELREVQAFVAENVARFLHPGTAASEKAIHLIEHYALPHGLRVADALIAASTLLHRATLLTGNVKHFRCIDGLDLLEFAA, encoded by the coding sequence ATGGCTCGACGACCAGCGCGGCCCACGCTACGGCCGATAATCATCGATACAGATATCCTCATTTGGTACTTCCGCGGGAATCGCCGGGCCGCAGCTGCATTGCAGGACATCGAACATCGTCGGCGTTGGATCAGCTCAATCACACTGATGGAATTGCTCCAAGGCTGCCGTTCCCACGAAGAGCTGCGGGAGGTTCAGGCCTTTGTGGCGGAAAATGTCGCGCGGTTTCTGCACCCCGGCACGGCCGCCTCTGAGAAAGCCATCCACCTCATCGAACACTATGCACTCCCCCACGGACTGCGCGTCGCCGATGCCCTGATTGCCGCTTCCACGCTGCTCCATCGTGCCACGCTCTTGACAGGCAATGTGAAGCACTTCCGTTGCATCGACGGACTCGACCTGCTCGAGTTTGCAGCGTAG
- a CDS encoding NapC/NirT family cytochrome c yields the protein METSPHSHPPAIGWRRWLLKIGIDVPLTHRWRVHLLPRFFVTLGIGFCLFLVGLLGMATYSTSPAFCNSCHIMTPYYEAWRTSQHYGKAKCVDCHYPPSDGLGELLWHKFQASSQVVKYITRTYSSKPFAEIEDASCLRSGCHSTRLLEGQVLTKHGIRFDHRPHLSEPRRGRQLRCVSCHSQIVVGTHVEVTYSSCFLCHFRDGKTGDVGEPGVGCQGCHNLPEQSFQVGNMSFNHQDFVVKRGLACKNCHLDVTEGEGKAEKDRCFTCHNQPEKLEKYDDIPFLHENHVTKHNVACLHCHKELKHGFQEAGKAAIAPLNRPAVPESFLTRHRTPALAFDCNFCHEQKHVGQLEMYSGRVDSLGLPNIPSPMYTAQVDCVGCHYREQKDKPSPEFGGVTVAAAPQACIKCHGEAFTGMWEEAQSALKATLAALDKKIELVKEALAKATLAADALAPLHTQFAQVTRWHDFVRFARGEHNVYLASAALRKEDAALGELGSALKVPLPDTTNLPLLNGSYCATMCHTKLGVLVPPATVQVDGKTMPHKAHTEMMGCASCHELGGHKDVPLHADIKTTLCAGCHAE from the coding sequence CGTTGGTTGTTGAAAATCGGGATCGATGTTCCGCTCACGCATCGCTGGCGGGTTCACTTGCTGCCGCGGTTTTTCGTTACACTCGGCATCGGGTTTTGCCTGTTCCTGGTCGGGCTGCTCGGAATGGCCACGTATTCGACCAGCCCGGCGTTCTGTAATTCGTGTCATATCATGACGCCGTATTACGAGGCGTGGCGGACCTCGCAGCACTACGGCAAGGCGAAATGTGTGGATTGTCACTATCCGCCGTCGGATGGGTTAGGCGAACTCTTGTGGCACAAGTTTCAGGCCTCCTCGCAAGTGGTGAAATATATTACGCGCACCTATTCTTCCAAGCCGTTCGCAGAGATTGAAGACGCGTCGTGTCTCCGTTCCGGATGCCATTCGACGCGGCTGCTTGAAGGGCAAGTGTTGACGAAGCACGGCATTCGGTTTGATCATCGCCCTCACTTGTCGGAGCCGCGGCGAGGTCGACAGCTGCGCTGTGTCTCGTGTCACTCCCAAATCGTCGTCGGCACACACGTCGAAGTGACGTACAGTTCGTGCTTCCTCTGTCATTTCCGGGACGGGAAGACGGGCGACGTCGGTGAACCGGGCGTGGGGTGTCAGGGGTGTCACAACTTGCCGGAACAGTCGTTCCAAGTCGGCAACATGAGTTTCAATCACCAAGACTTCGTGGTGAAACGCGGCTTGGCGTGCAAGAACTGTCATCTTGATGTGACCGAAGGCGAGGGGAAGGCGGAAAAAGATCGGTGTTTTACCTGTCACAATCAGCCGGAGAAGTTGGAGAAATATGACGACATCCCGTTCCTGCACGAAAATCACGTCACGAAACACAACGTGGCGTGTCTCCACTGTCATAAAGAGTTGAAGCACGGCTTCCAAGAGGCGGGGAAAGCGGCCATTGCGCCGCTCAATCGGCCCGCGGTGCCGGAGAGTTTCCTGACGCGGCACCGGACGCCGGCGCTCGCGTTCGATTGTAACTTCTGTCACGAACAGAAGCACGTCGGACAATTAGAGATGTACAGCGGCCGTGTCGATTCGCTGGGGCTCCCGAATATCCCGAGTCCCATGTACACGGCCCAAGTCGATTGTGTCGGCTGTCACTACCGCGAGCAAAAAGATAAACCGAGTCCGGAGTTCGGCGGCGTGACAGTCGCGGCCGCGCCGCAGGCCTGTATTAAATGTCACGGTGAGGCCTTTACCGGGATGTGGGAGGAGGCGCAGTCGGCGCTCAAGGCGACGTTGGCGGCATTAGATAAGAAGATTGAGTTAGTGAAAGAGGCGCTGGCGAAAGCGACGTTAGCGGCCGATGCGTTAGCCCCACTGCACACGCAATTCGCGCAAGTCACGCGATGGCACGACTTTGTCCGCTTCGCGCGCGGCGAGCACAACGTGTACTTGGCATCCGCGGCGTTGCGCAAGGAAGACGCGGCGCTGGGGGAACTCGGAAGTGCGCTCAAAGTGCCGCTGCCGGATACGACGAATCTGCCACTGCTGAATGGGTCGTATTGCGCGACGATGTGTCACACTAAACTCGGCGTGCTGGTTCCTCCCGCCACCGTGCAGGTCGACGGTAAAACCATGCCACATAAGGCCCACACCGAAATGATGGGTTGTGCCAGCTGCCACGAACTCGGTGGTCACAAAGACGTGCCGCTCCACGCCGACATCAAGACGACGCTCTGTGCGGGGTGCCATGCGGAGTGA